The Humulus lupulus chromosome 7, drHumLupu1.1, whole genome shotgun sequence region TTTCATTGCTTCCACTACCCTGTAGTCCATATGCACTTTGCAAAGATAACTGAAGTAGACATGTGAGAAGGAGATCTGGAGACTTTGTGGTTTATCTTGTTGAAAATTGAAACTTGTTTGATGATGTTTATTCTGGATTCTCTTGTCTTCATTGTGCTGTTTTCTTTATTTGATTTATCACTAGAATGAAATTATTGTGCATAAACTGTGACTGTTTTCTAAGTTTAAGATACCATTATGCTCTGGTTTACTAATGATATGGTACTTAATTTGATTGGTTTGAAAAGTGGCAGGTATTTGGCTGAATTACTGGGAGAAAGGCAGAAGTTGGTGCCATTCATTCAAATTTTGCCTCACTGTaacagacttattagtcaaggtttATGAATTCTTTAAGTTTATTACATTTGAGATAGTTGTTTCTTACTATATCTTGTGCCAACTTTTAGTCTTTTAGTGAtcatttatgttttgttttcttgtGCTCTTTAAGCAACCCCTTATGCTTTcttgttaaaaaaaaactttgcGAATATTTGGTTTCTCAAGCCTACATGATCAACCTAATTTGGATTTGCATCTCATATTGGCATTCTGAAAGTTGGCTTCTCTCTCTCTTGATTATTTTAACCTGCCTATGATTTTGCATCTTCGGTATCTGAAAAAGAATTGCAGGGTTACTGCAGCAAAGAGTTAATGGTTGAGGTGAAATATGTGATATTTAATTGTGTCGCACCCACAATAGATGACACATATTTAAAGTGTGTTAATATTACACGTACACACACAAGTACGCACACTCGCATTCACACATAAGATATATTCCTTTTTTTCATGCTGTACTGATATATGCCAATAACAATTGTACAGCGTAAACAAGTTCTTTGGTACTTAAGGTCATCTGTTCTATTGGTTGTAAGTTTATGTATGCCACGAAGCGTTTAGTTTGTGAACCTGACAAACAATCTTCTTGTTTCACACATTTTGTGCTCAAACCGTACCTTTTTGTTTATGCCATCACAGAAATTAGACGGGTATCAGGAGGTTTCAATCCAAGTTTTGTAGATCATGAAAGACTTGAGCATGAGAGTCCACTTCGGTCATTAAATCAGCTTCCATATGGCAGACCAATGGATTTGGAGGGATGGCCTGCAATGCAAGTGGAGGTAATGCCattctctctctccttcttcttTTGCTTTGCCTGCTTGAATTTGTCTGTCTCTTTTTCGTTAGAGATCCtattatttggttatatctttaattttttttgtaatcatTTATTTGTGCCGGTTTGTTGAGTGACATGCATCACTGTTGGTTTTCTTATTTCTTCTTTTAGAAAACTAGAACTATCTGTTCCCCTTTTAGTTTGTGATTTTTTTTGCAGTAACATAATTTGCACTTAAATTTTTCAGCAATTATAAAGTTAGTTAATGTCTTGCAAGAAAATAGGTGTGAAGCACCAAAATAATTACTGTGGAAGTGTCCCTAGCCATGCCTTGTGTTTGCCAATATAGTGTTGGTTCTCTTTCTTTTTAGGTTCAACAAGAAATTTTTAACAGTACAGTTGTAAGTGCAGATGTTTAAAACTATGATATTATTGGCCTTGCTGTCACTTGTATGGATACTGTTTTTATTAGATGCGTGTTTGCATTAAAGAATGGCAATATTATTTGCTAATTGGCTGGAATTTTTTATGCACATCTTCTCACAGATAATTAAGCATAAAAGTAATATGAAGAGGAAGTAAGTGTATATTGCCTAATGTGATACTTAACAAGCTTTGGATTAGTGTATGCAATTGCCATGCCTACTCATTAAGTATCATTGTATGAAAACTTCAAAGGGAAGAAAAATTCATGCACGAGAACAGAGTATTAACGACATACAACAGCTAATTAAGATCTTTATGTGTGGGTTATGCTATGCAtgactttgtattttttttgtttgatcAAAATTTCATTATGACTTGATTCTTCTGTAGGAAAATGGACATTCTCAAAGAATAGCTCCATACCAATCTCCTTCCATGGGATGGTCTGGCGCGCAAGGAATTCCTTCTACTCCTAATGTAAAGAAAGTGGTTAGATTGGATGTTCCAGTTGACAAATATCCAACTGTAAGTAATGCGATTTCATCTGATATTGAGGTTATATCGAAAGTATTATGTATGTGATGGTCTTTTATTTTCAAACTTTCAGTATAACTTTGTTGGCCGAATTTTGGGACCTCGGGGAAACTCTTTGAAAAGAGTTGAAGCTGTGACAGAATGTAGGGTGTACATAAGAGGCCGCGGCTCTGTAAAAGATTCTGTAAAGGTACGTTGTCTTGATCGAAGTGAGAAaggatttttcaaaattttcgcTTACAAACCACTGATCCTTTCAGGAAGAGAAACTAAAAGACAAACCCGGGTATGAACACCTAAATGAGCCGTTGCACGTGCTCGTGGAAGCTGAATTTCCAGAAGATGTAATAAATGCACGCTTGGATCGTGCGGTGGGAATTCTAGAGAATCTTTTGAAGCCTGTGGTATGTACAATACTGAGCATGTAGTTTTGCTTTGCATGTACTGTCAAAGTAGTTCCAacattttcttttttttccttcttctatAGGATGAGTCCTTAGATCATTACAAAAAGCAACAATTGAGGGAATTGGCCGTGCTGAATGGGACACTGAGGGAAGAAAGTCCTAGCATGAGCCCCAGCATGAGCCCAATCATGTCTCCTTTTAACAGTACAGGAATGAAGCGAGCCAAGACAGGGAGATGACCACTTTAGGCTGTTAATGAGCGAATTTGTGTAACTGTGGCCGCCTAATTTACTGAAAGACCTGATGATTTCCTGGTTAATATTGTCTACTACTGAGCCTGAGGAGGAGGCTGGCATTGACAAAAACTGATGGTTGAACACACACTCCTCTCCTGAGTACATTTTTGGGCTCTCTGCTATATAATTGTTTGGCATCCTCTCCTGGCAAAGCTTACTTCTTCTGCATCTGCATCAATATATTCTCTTATTCATTTTGCTCAACACACTCTGGTTTTCCATTCTTTCATGTATCATTCCTCCCAAATAATacattctattattattattatattcatTAGTTTATTATTATTCGTAACTTGTAGCCAGTTGCTGCTGCAGCTGAGTTGTGAAACACTTCTTGACGTCCTTATTGGTAGATTCTTTTCATTAACTAGTTTGTTATGActtgaaaataaagaaatttCAGTTTGTATTATATATTTGCACATTTTGTTTTATAATATTGTTACTTTGTAATTCACATTAACTGCAATAAGGTGCTTATCTAACCTAATTCAATTTTGCTTTTTAGGGGAATTTGAGTGTGCATGCATCATGTTATGTGGCTACATAATTAAAAAACTATGTTGTTTATTGGAAAAATTAGCCAACTATGCTAATGATTCaaaac contains the following coding sequences:
- the LOC133790192 gene encoding KH domain-containing protein At1g09660/At1g09670 isoform X1; amino-acid sequence: MMGERITPGSYFQYPPPPGVHASPHRSSSVPVDRESGRYLAELLGERQKLVPFIQILPHCNRLISQEIRRVSGGFNPSFVDHERLEHESPLRSLNQLPYGRPMDLEGWPAMQVEENGHSQRIAPYQSPSMGWSGAQGIPSTPNVKKVVRLDVPVDKYPTYNFVGRILGPRGNSLKRVEAVTECRVYIRGRGSVKDSVKEEKLKDKPGYEHLNEPLHVLVEAEFPEDVINARLDRAVGILENLLKPVDESLDHYKKQQLRELAVLNGTLREESPSMSPSMSPIMSPFNSTGMKRAKTGR
- the LOC133790192 gene encoding KH domain-containing protein At1g09660/At1g09670 isoform X2, with protein sequence MMGERITPGSYFQYPPPPGVHASPHRSSSVPVDRERYLAELLGERQKLVPFIQILPHCNRLISQEIRRVSGGFNPSFVDHERLEHESPLRSLNQLPYGRPMDLEGWPAMQVEENGHSQRIAPYQSPSMGWSGAQGIPSTPNVKKVVRLDVPVDKYPTYNFVGRILGPRGNSLKRVEAVTECRVYIRGRGSVKDSVKEEKLKDKPGYEHLNEPLHVLVEAEFPEDVINARLDRAVGILENLLKPVDESLDHYKKQQLRELAVLNGTLREESPSMSPSMSPIMSPFNSTGMKRAKTGR